From the Prochlorococcus marinus CUG1416 genome, the window GGGGAAGGAAGATATCATTGTGATTCTGATACTTTAAAGAAACTTGTAGATAATGAATTGATTGCTTTGAAATACAAAAATAATCCTAATGGATCCTTATTCGATATCGCAGGCATAACTAATGAAAAGGGAAATGTTTTAGGTTTAATGCCCCATCCAGAGCGAGCGTGTGACGAGGTAATTGGTGGGACTGATGGTCTCTTTACATTAAAATCATTAATATTGAAATAAAAAAAAGACCTCCAAGTTTGGAGGTCTTTTTTGTTTGACTTGGTTAGGAATTAAACAGTCGCTTTTACTTTTGGATCTAAAGCACCTTTTGCATAAAGATCAGCAAAATAATTAGTGCTGTTTTGTTTGATTTTACTTGCTTGACCTTCACACCAGAACTGCTTGTATCTATCAAGACAAACTTGCTTCATGTATTTTCTAGCAGGTTTGTTGAAATGTCTTGGGTCGAAGTTTGCCTTGTCAGCAAATGCGGCCTCTCTTACAGCAGCAGTGAAAGCAAGCCTGTTGTCTGTATCAATGTTAACTTTCCTGACTCCATTTCTTATCCCCTCTTGAATCTCTTCAACAGGAACACCATATGTTTGAGGAATTTCACCACCATATTTGTTAATGATATCCAACCATTCCTGTGGAACTGAACTAGATCCATGCATTACAAGATGGGTATTTGGAAGTGCTTTATGAATTTCAGCAATTCTGCTTATTGCAAGAACCTCTCCTGTAGGTTTTCTTGTGAATTTATAAGCACCATGACTTGTACCTATAGCAATAGCTAAAGCGTCAACTTTTGTTTTAGCAACAAAATCTGCAGCTTCATCAGGATCAGTCAAAAGCATATCTGTAGAAAGTTCACCTTCAAATCCATGACCATCTTCAGCCTCACCTTTTCCTGTCTCTAATGAACCCAAGCATCCTAATTCTCCTTCAACACTAACCCCAACTGAATGAGCAAAATCAACTACTTTTTTAGTGACTGCAACATTATATTCGTAACTAGCTGGTGTTTTTGCATCTGCCTCTAGAGACCCATCCATCATTACTGATGTGAAACCATTTATTGCTGCTGAATAGCATGTAGATGGCTCGTTACCATGGTCTTGGTGCATTACGACTGGAATATTTGGATAGGTTTCAGTTGCAGCAAGTATTAAATGACGTAGGAAAATTTCTCCTGCATAACTTCTTGCCCCTCTTGAAGCTTGGAGGATTACAGGACTATCAGTTTCATATGCTGCTTCCATGATTGCTTGAACTTGCTCAAGGTTATTAACATTGAAAGCTGGAATACCGTAACCATTCTCAGCAGCGTGATCTAAAAGTAGTCTTAGTGGAACGAGGGCCATAATTAAAATAAGTTAGATGCTATACAAAGCACTTGTTTCCGCGAGTTTAGTACAAAGAGGGATCAAATGTCACGTAATTAGATATACAAAATCTATATTTTTATATTCAACCCACTCTTCGAAGATTCTCTTATTGCTTCGCAAACTTTATGACTTGCAAGTCCCTCACACAAGCCTGGGATTACAGGTGTTTTATTAATTATACTCTCAGCCCATAAATTTTGAATTCTCAAGACTGGAGCTATCCTGCCATCAGTCCATGTTTTTTCAAAATTAAAAATTGAATCTGCAGATAGATTTTGTACTTTATTTTCGTTGTTTGAATATTTCAAATTAAAACCATGAACATAATCTTTTTGGTTCTCGCTTTTAAGAATAAGTGAACCTTCTCTTCCATAAATTTCTAAACTAAATCCTCTACCGTTCCTAGAAATCGATGATAAAGATACCTGGCATGGAATAAGATTCGAACTGTAGTTTGATATTTCTATGTTAGCTAGACAAACATCCTCGCTAGTAACATCATTTAAATTAGAGGAATTAGGTAAAGGTCTTTTTTTTATTGATGTTGCTAACTTGCCAGATACGTTTATTGATTCTCCAAAAAACCAATTCAACATATCGAATGCATGAGTACCTAAGGCACCAATGACTCCTCCACCTTTTTCTTCCAAAGAATACCAATTCCATACTCTTTTAGGGTCTGATCTGCTTCCCATTAACCAATCTAATTTGACTAAATATATATCTCCTAAAATATTTTCATCAATAAGTTTTTTTGTCTGAAGGAAAAGGGGTACTGCTCTGTATTCGAAATCAACACATACGCTTAAGTTATTAATCAAAGATATTCTCTGAAGCTCCTCAATTTCAGAAGACGATATTGAAACAGGTTTTTCAAGTAGCAAATTCTTATTATTCTCAAGCGCTTGTTTTGCTAATTTAAATCTTGATTCAGGAGGGGTCGCAATAATAATTCCATCAATTTCTGGAGATTTTACTAAGTCTTCCCAATTATGAAAGAACTCTAATCCCGTTTCTTTCTCTAAAATCGATTTTTGTTTTTCCTCATAATGATAAATAGCTACAGGCTTTAAATAAACAGACTCTTTTAATGCCTCTAAATGAACTTTTTTCCCAAACCCAAGTCCAGCTATTGCTATTTTTAATTTTTTATTTTTAGTATTCATTCTTATCCATTAATAAACTCTGAACAACTACTTTCAATAACAACATCTATTAGTTCATCATTATTAGAAGCTTGCCATTTTGAATTAAATTGAGGAATTCCATTTATAGAAGTATCTTTGAACTTTTTTTTATCGCAATTAATTCTCATTACATAAAGTGATAACGCTCCTTTATCTGAATTAGTTGGATTTTTAAAAAACTTGGTCAGGACACTTATTTCACCATTTGGAAGCGGTTTAATACTCCCTTTATCAAGCCATTCTTTCCCATCATTATTCTCTTTTAGGAGAACCCAATCAACATTTCCTATTGCATTTGAATAGGAAGAAAAATTTAAAATGAAAAATAAAAGAGTTAATGAAAAATAAAATAAATTAGAAATAATTTTCATCTTATGTGTTTGCTTCTGCAAGTGCTTTTACACCGTGAATTTTTAAAATTTTGGTCAAAGTATCCTTGAGATCTTTCCTTTTTACTATTACATCAACAAAACCATGCTCAAGAAGATATTCAGCTGTTTGAAAATTATCGGGTAATTTTTCTCTTAATGTCTGTTCAATAACCCTTCTACCAGCAAATCCTATAAGAGCTTTAGGTTCCGCCAAAATTAAATCACCTAACATCGCAAAGCTGGCTGTTACCCCTCCAGTAGTTGGATGAGTTAATAAGGGCATATATAGAAGATTTTTTTCTTTATGTTTTTTTAGTGCTCCAGATATTTTTGCCATTTGCATGAGACTTAGCATGCCTTCTTGCATCCTTGCTCCACCTGATGCGCAAACAATTAGAACTGGGTAGTTTTCTATAGTTGCTCTCTCAATTATCCTTGTAATTTTTTCACCAACTACTGAACCCATGGATCCCCCCATAAATCTAAAATCCATAACAGCTAATGCTAAAGGGATTGAATTTACAGAACAGAAACCTGTTATGACTCCATCTCTTAAACCTGTACCTGCTTGACTTTCTTTGATTCGATCAGCATATGCCCTTCTATCTTTAAAACCTAAAGGATCTGTAGGACTTAGTGAACTGTCAAATTCTTTGAATGAATTTTTATCAGCTATTATACTTATCCTTTCATCGCTATTAATCCTATTGTGGTGTCCACAATTACTACAAACATTGAAATTTGAAATTAGATCTTTTCTATAAGCCACTTGGGAACATTCTGAGCATTTAACCCACAAACCATCCGCCTCGTCAGTATCTTGCGAAACTTTCCCAACAAATTGATCTTTACGCCTTGCGGCAAACCAGTCGATTAATGACACAACGTTACCTGTTTTTTCTATTTAAATCTAAGTAAGGTACTTTTATCAAGAAAGATATATAAATATTTGAGATTTTTAGATTAGGAACTCCTTAATCCTTAGAAAAAATATAAGTATTTGAGTTAATAATTAAAAATTAATTATTAATTATCCTTTATTTTTCTCCTCAATCATTTTATGAATTATTGGAGTAAGAATAAGTTCCATTGCGAAACCCATTTTTCCACCATTTACAACGATACTGGTTGGACTTGACATAAATGAATCGTGTATCATTCCAAGCAAGTATTGAAAATCAATTCCCCATTTTTCTCTCGCCCCTTTTCTGAAATGTATAATCACAAAGCTCTCGTCAGGAGTTGGAATATTCCTGCATATGAAAGGATTGGAAGTGTCAATTGTAGGAATTCTTTGGAAATTAATATCGGTTTTACTAAATTGTGGACAAATGTGATTTATGTAATCAGGCATTCTTCTCAATATAGTATCAACAATGGTTTCAGCTGAGTAACCTCTTTCTGCGTTATCTCTATGAATTTTTTGAATCCATTCTAAATTTGTTATCGGAACAACTCCAACAAGTAAGTCAGCATAAGATGCCACATTGTATCCATCACCTTCCACCCCGCCATGTAACCCTTCATAAAATAGTACGTCTGTCCCCTCAGGAATATCTTCCCATGGAGTAAATTGTCCTGGCTCTAAGGATGTCCCAAGTCTTGTATTATGTTCTTCCGCTTCTTCAGGACTATGTAGATAATATCTTTTCTTCCCTCCTCCAGTTTCACCATAGATTTTAAAAAGTTCTTCTAGCTTGTCAAAAAGATTAGCCTCTGGACCAAAGTGAGAAAAATTTTCACCTTTTGAAAGAGCCTCTGCCATAGCTTTTTTCATAGGCATTCTCTCAAACCTGTGATAACTATCACCTTCTACAACGGCGGGAACAATATCTTCTCTGGCAAAAATATGCTCAAAGGCTCTTTTTACTGTACTTGTTCCTGCTCCTGAAGATCCTGTTACAGCGACTACTGGATGACGTTTTGACATTTTATAAAAACAATATCTAATGATTCTGACAGGTCATATGCCAACTTTATGTTCAACTTAAAAATATTTTTTTATTTATTAATTTATTTTTAAATTTCATCTATTATTTTATCTCCGATTTCACTGCAAGATAATACTGCGGAAGACCCATCAGCTAAATCAGCTGTTCTAAATCCTTTTGATAAAACTTTATCAACAGCAGTTTCTAAACTTTCTGCGGCTTCTTCTTCATTTAAACCAATTTTTAACATCATGGAAGCGGATAAAAGCATCGCAATAGGATTTGCTATGTTTTTACCAGCTATATCAGGAGCCGAACCATGAACAGGTTCAAAAACTCCTGGCCCATTATTGTTTAGAGATGCAGATGGAAGCATACCAATAGAACCAGTTAACATTGCGGCTAAATCGCTTAAAATATCACCAAATAAATTACTAGTTAAAATCACATCAAATTGACCAGGATCTCTAACTAATTGCATTGCTGCATTATCAACGTACATATTGCTTAAAGATATATTTTTATCTTTCGAGGTGATATTTAAAACTGTATCTCTCCACAATTGACTAACCTCAAGAACGTTTGATTTATCAACAGAACATATTTTTTTATTTCTTTGGTTAGCAATTTTTATTGCTATTTCAGTTATTCTCTCTATTTCGTCCGCATCATAAACCATCGTATTGAAAGCTTTTGGGATTTTTGTATTTGTTATTTGCCCTCTTGGTTTTCCAAAATAAATACCTCCTATTAATTCTCTTACAACAATAAGATCTACATTCTCAACAATTTCTTTTTTTAATGAACTTGAATCTAAAAGAGATTTTCTTATTTTGACAGGCCTGATATTTGCGAAAAGGTTTAGGGCAGATCTTAACTTTAGTAAGCCAGTTTCAGGTCTTAATTCTCTTTCAAGAGAGTCATATTTAATATCTCCAACACATGCTAAAAGTACTGCATCACTTTTTTTGCATTGATCTAGTGTCTCATCTGGAGCAGGAGTCCCATATTTTTCATAAGCTATCCCTCCAAATAATTTTTCAATAATCTCAATTTCGAAATTATGATTTTTTGAAAGCTTTTTTAAAACTTTTTTTGAAACTTCTGAAATCTCTGGTCCAATTCCATCTCCTGACAATAAAACAATTTTATATTTCTTCATTTAAATTTTTGTTTAATAGAACAATAAATTATTGCTTGTCTAATTGTCTAAGTTTTTTTGCTAATTCTGGTAATTTTTTAAAAATACTTGAACTCCTTAGCCATGATTTATTATCCATCGCGGGGAAACCACTAATTACCTTGCCATCTTCTATATCGCAATGGATGCCGCATTTTGAACTTGCTATGACATTATTCCCAACTTTTACTCTATTATTTACGCCTACTTGTCCTGCCAAAATAACCCCATCCCCAATTTTTGCTCCTCCAGCGATACCAACTTGAGCTGCAAATGCACAATTCTTACCGATTTTAACTCCATGACCTATTTGTATTAAATTATCCAACTTTGTTCCCTCATCAATAAAAGTAAATCCTACTGCAGGTCTATCAATACAGCAATTTGTTCCAATTTCTACAAAACTCATTATTTTTACACCACCTTTTTGAGGCATCTTTACCCATTTACCATCTTTAGGAATAAAACCAAATCCCTCTGATCCAATAACAGAATTTGAATTAATTACACAATTATTTTTTAGAGTGGTATTTTCGTAAATAACACAATTTGGATGGATTATATTATTATCTCCTATTCGAACATTTCCTAAAATTGATGTTCCAGGGAGTATATGATTATTCTCACCAATTACAGTATTTTCTCCAATATAGACATTAGGTCCAATATGGCAATCTGCTCCAATTATTGCTGTTTTATCTATAAAGGCTGAAGCGTGAATCCCAGCTTTGAAATTGATAGGTTTAGATAAACAATCCAATACTTCTGCAAATGCAATTCTTGGATTTTTAACAATTATGTTTGATATATTGAGTTTCTTTAGGGAACTAACAATTTCATTGTTGTTAGAAGTTATTATTGCTGATGCTTTAGTTTGATCTAATTTTTCTTTAAGGATATTATTTTCTTCTAAAAAAGATATTTGATGGTTATCTGCATCATCTAATGAGGCAGCATCATCTATATTTAAATCTTCAACAATATTGGCACTAATAAAATTTGAATTTCCTTTTTTTATTAGATCAACTAA encodes:
- a CDS encoding phosphoribulokinase; protein product: MSKRHPVVAVTGSSGAGTSTVKRAFEHIFAREDIVPAVVEGDSYHRFERMPMKKAMAEALSKGENFSHFGPEANLFDKLEELFKIYGETGGGKKRYYLHSPEEAEEHNTRLGTSLEPGQFTPWEDIPEGTDVLFYEGLHGGVEGDGYNVASYADLLVGVVPITNLEWIQKIHRDNAERGYSAETIVDTILRRMPDYINHICPQFSKTDINFQRIPTIDTSNPFICRNIPTPDESFVIIHFRKGAREKWGIDFQYLLGMIHDSFMSSPTSIVVNGGKMGFAMELILTPIIHKMIEEKNKG
- the fba gene encoding class II fructose-bisphosphate aldolase (catalyzes the reversible aldol condensation of dihydroxyacetonephosphate and glyceraldehyde 3-phosphate in the Calvin cycle, glycolysis, and/or gluconeogenesis), producing the protein MALVPLRLLLDHAAENGYGIPAFNVNNLEQVQAIMEAAYETDSPVILQASRGARSYAGEIFLRHLILAATETYPNIPVVMHQDHGNEPSTCYSAAINGFTSVMMDGSLEADAKTPASYEYNVAVTKKVVDFAHSVGVSVEGELGCLGSLETGKGEAEDGHGFEGELSTDMLLTDPDEAADFVAKTKVDALAIAIGTSHGAYKFTRKPTGEVLAISRIAEIHKALPNTHLVMHGSSSVPQEWLDIINKYGGEIPQTYGVPVEEIQEGIRNGVRKVNIDTDNRLAFTAAVREAAFADKANFDPRHFNKPARKYMKQVCLDRYKQFWCEGQASKIKQNSTNYFADLYAKGALDPKVKATV
- the leuB gene encoding 3-isopropylmalate dehydrogenase, which translates into the protein MKKYKIVLLSGDGIGPEISEVSKKVLKKLSKNHNFEIEIIEKLFGGIAYEKYGTPAPDETLDQCKKSDAVLLACVGDIKYDSLERELRPETGLLKLRSALNLFANIRPVKIRKSLLDSSSLKKEIVENVDLIVVRELIGGIYFGKPRGQITNTKIPKAFNTMVYDADEIERITEIAIKIANQRNKKICSVDKSNVLEVSQLWRDTVLNITSKDKNISLSNMYVDNAAMQLVRDPGQFDVILTSNLFGDILSDLAAMLTGSIGMLPSASLNNNGPGVFEPVHGSAPDIAGKNIANPIAMLLSASMMLKIGLNEEEAAESLETAVDKVLSKGFRTADLADGSSAVLSCSEIGDKIIDEI
- a CDS encoding Gfo/Idh/MocA family protein — protein: MNTKNKKLKIAIAGLGFGKKVHLEALKESVYLKPVAIYHYEEKQKSILEKETGLEFFHNWEDLVKSPEIDGIIIATPPESRFKLAKQALENNKNLLLEKPVSISSSEIEELQRISLINNLSVCVDFEYRAVPLFLQTKKLIDENILGDIYLVKLDWLMGSRSDPKRVWNWYSLEEKGGGVIGALGTHAFDMLNWFFGESINVSGKLATSIKKRPLPNSSNLNDVTSEDVCLANIEISNYSSNLIPCQVSLSSISRNGRGFSLEIYGREGSLILKSENQKDYVHGFNLKYSNNENKVQNLSADSIFNFEKTWTDGRIAPVLRIQNLWAESIINKTPVIPGLCEGLASHKVCEAIRESSKSGLNIKI
- the lpxD gene encoding UDP-3-O-(3-hydroxymyristoyl)glucosamine N-acyltransferase; this encodes MLLSDLVDLIKKGNSNFISANIVEDLNIDDAASLDDADNHQISFLEENNILKEKLDQTKASAIITSNNNEIVSSLKKLNISNIIVKNPRIAFAEVLDCLSKPINFKAGIHASAFIDKTAIIGADCHIGPNVYIGENTVIGENNHILPGTSILGNVRIGDNNIIHPNCVIYENTTLKNNCVINSNSVIGSEGFGFIPKDGKWVKMPQKGGVKIMSFVEIGTNCCIDRPAVGFTFIDEGTKLDNLIQIGHGVKIGKNCAFAAQVGIAGGAKIGDGVILAGQVGVNNRVKVGNNVIASSKCGIHCDIEDGKVISGFPAMDNKSWLRSSSIFKKLPELAKKLRQLDKQ
- the accD gene encoding acetyl-CoA carboxylase, carboxyltransferase subunit beta; protein product: MSLIDWFAARRKDQFVGKVSQDTDEADGLWVKCSECSQVAYRKDLISNFNVCSNCGHHNRINSDERISIIADKNSFKEFDSSLSPTDPLGFKDRRAYADRIKESQAGTGLRDGVITGFCSVNSIPLALAVMDFRFMGGSMGSVVGEKITRIIERATIENYPVLIVCASGGARMQEGMLSLMQMAKISGALKKHKEKNLLYMPLLTHPTTGGVTASFAMLGDLILAEPKALIGFAGRRVIEQTLREKLPDNFQTAEYLLEHGFVDVIVKRKDLKDTLTKILKIHGVKALAEANT